A single region of the Variovorax paradoxus genome encodes:
- a CDS encoding thiolase codes for MTALKQLRGSAAIAGVATYGCGESPGHTDMELLAEAARRAVADAGLAMKDIDGLCTASASATMWAMPVVEYLGLRPTYIDSTMLGGSSFIAHLLPAMQALASGQCNAVLVCYGSAQRTATFGRREVVASRRYLDPQPYETPYEPMQPLSAYALAASRHMHEFGTTRRDLAEVAVAARAWARLNPEAFMRDPLSIDDVLGARMVCDPLTVRDSCLVTDGAGAFVLVRADRARDLRREPVHVLGTGTAVWNRQISSMHDLTTTAARDSGRAAFAMAGLAPSDIDVVQLYDAFTINVLLFLEDLGFCAKGEGGAFVRGGAIAPGGRLPVNTNGGGLSCVHPGMYGIFALIEAVRQLRGEGGDRQVSGARTALAHGNGGTLSSQATAVLGLAQTL; via the coding sequence ATGACCGCACTGAAGCAACTGCGCGGCAGCGCCGCCATCGCCGGCGTGGCCACCTACGGCTGCGGCGAGTCGCCGGGCCACACCGACATGGAACTGCTGGCCGAAGCCGCGCGCCGCGCTGTGGCCGACGCCGGGCTGGCCATGAAGGACATCGATGGACTCTGCACCGCCAGCGCAAGCGCAACGATGTGGGCCATGCCGGTGGTCGAGTACCTGGGCCTTCGCCCGACCTACATCGACAGCACGATGCTCGGCGGCTCCAGCTTCATCGCGCACCTGCTGCCGGCCATGCAGGCGCTGGCCAGCGGCCAGTGCAACGCGGTGCTCGTCTGCTACGGAAGCGCGCAGCGCACCGCCACCTTCGGGCGCAGGGAAGTGGTGGCGAGCCGCCGCTACCTCGACCCGCAGCCCTACGAAACGCCTTACGAACCGATGCAGCCGCTCTCGGCCTATGCATTGGCCGCATCGCGCCACATGCACGAGTTCGGCACCACGCGGCGCGACCTTGCAGAGGTGGCCGTGGCCGCGCGCGCCTGGGCCCGGCTGAACCCCGAGGCGTTCATGCGTGACCCGCTCTCCATAGACGACGTGCTGGGCGCGCGCATGGTCTGCGACCCGCTGACCGTGCGCGACAGCTGCCTGGTGACCGACGGCGCAGGCGCCTTCGTGCTGGTGCGCGCCGACCGTGCGCGGGACTTGCGGCGCGAGCCCGTGCATGTGCTTGGCACCGGCACGGCAGTTTGGAACCGGCAGATTTCATCGATGCACGACCTGACGACGACGGCCGCGCGCGACAGCGGTCGCGCCGCGTTTGCCATGGCCGGCCTGGCACCCAGCGACATCGACGTGGTGCAGCTGTATGACGCCTTCACCATCAACGTGCTGCTTTTCCTTGAAGACCTGGGCTTCTGCGCCAAGGGCGAGGGCGGCGCCTTCGTGCGCGGCGGTGCCATTGCGCCTGGCGGCCGGCTGCCGGTCAACACCAACGGCGGCGGGTTGTCCTGCGTGCATCCGGGCATGTACGGGATCTTTGCGTTGATCGAGGCCGTGCGGCAGCTTCGCGGAGAAGGCGGCGACCGGCAGGTGAGCGGTGCCCGCACGGCGCTCGCGCATGGCAACGGAGGCACGCTGTCCAGCCAGGCCACGGCCGTGCTCGGGCTGGCGCAAACGCTGTGA
- a CDS encoding Zn-ribbon domain-containing OB-fold protein, with translation MTNSSTTSKPTGAGVLARHQAELDAGRFLIQRCGACQRAVYFPRVLCPHCGAEEPALVAPAGTGAVYAVTTVRRKPEAGGDYNVCIVELDEGVRLMSRVEGMPPADVRIGLRVRARVVVPTGGSGMVVFDAATGDAA, from the coding sequence ATGACGAATTCATCGACGACATCAAAACCGACAGGCGCCGGCGTGCTGGCGCGCCACCAGGCCGAGCTGGACGCGGGCCGCTTTCTCATCCAGCGCTGCGGCGCCTGCCAGCGGGCGGTGTACTTTCCGCGGGTGCTGTGCCCCCATTGCGGCGCCGAAGAGCCCGCGCTGGTGGCACCTGCCGGCACTGGCGCCGTGTATGCCGTGACCACGGTGCGCCGCAAGCCCGAGGCCGGCGGTGACTACAACGTGTGCATCGTCGAGCTGGACGAAGGCGTGCGCCTGATGAGCCGCGTTGAAGGCATGCCGCCGGCCGACGTGCGCATCGGTTTGCGTGTGCGGGCGCGCGTGGTGGTGCCGACGGGTGGTAGCGGCATGGTTGTTTTCGATGCCGCCACGGGAGACGCCGCATGA
- a CDS encoding CaiB/BaiF CoA transferase family protein, whose translation METTGASRPPLAGIRVLDLTRLLPGPVCTLHLADLGAEVLKIEDTGLGDYAAPALRAMVQRNKKGMRLDLKQADGVALLHRLAESADVLVEGFRPGVMDRLGVGYAALSAVNPRLVYCSITGFGQTGPYRDEPGHDLNYCALSGVSDQIGRDDAGPALSNLPIADLLGGSMNAVMGILAALFDAARTGTGRHVDISMADGVLAHALVPLVTLATQGATRRAGLDKLSGALPCYAMYRTQDGRHLSVGALEHKFWERFCDVLGRPDLKPMHMPPDRATAERVRADVAALIEARPLAYWADVFHGRQCCVTPVLRLEEALAHENFIARGMVHPRATEGGAPQLACPVKMTGFEFSIERPAPSPGQDTDEVLAALGHDEAARADLRRRGVVG comes from the coding sequence ATGGAGACAACCGGCGCATCGCGCCCGCCGCTGGCCGGCATTCGCGTACTCGACCTGACCCGCCTGCTGCCCGGGCCGGTCTGCACACTGCACCTGGCCGATCTTGGCGCCGAGGTGCTCAAGATCGAAGACACGGGCCTTGGCGACTACGCCGCACCGGCTTTGCGCGCCATGGTCCAGCGCAACAAGAAAGGCATGCGCCTCGACCTGAAGCAAGCCGACGGCGTGGCGCTGCTGCACCGGCTGGCCGAGAGCGCCGACGTGCTGGTCGAAGGCTTCAGGCCGGGCGTGATGGACAGGTTGGGGGTGGGCTATGCCGCGCTTTCCGCGGTAAACCCGCGCCTGGTCTATTGCAGCATTACCGGCTTCGGCCAGACCGGGCCTTACCGCGATGAGCCGGGGCACGACCTGAACTACTGCGCGCTCAGCGGCGTCAGCGACCAGATCGGCCGCGACGACGCGGGCCCCGCCCTCTCCAACCTGCCCATCGCAGACTTGCTCGGCGGCTCGATGAATGCGGTGATGGGCATTCTCGCGGCCTTGTTCGATGCGGCGCGCACCGGCACCGGCCGCCATGTGGACATCTCCATGGCCGACGGCGTGCTGGCGCATGCGCTGGTGCCGCTGGTCACCCTGGCCACGCAAGGCGCCACTCGCCGCGCGGGCCTCGACAAGCTCAGCGGCGCGCTGCCCTGCTATGCCATGTACCGCACGCAGGACGGACGGCACCTTTCCGTCGGCGCGCTCGAGCACAAGTTCTGGGAGCGCTTCTGCGACGTGCTCGGCCGGCCCGACCTGAAGCCGATGCACATGCCGCCCGACCGCGCCACCGCCGAGCGGGTTCGCGCCGACGTGGCCGCCCTTATCGAAGCGCGGCCGCTCGCCTATTGGGCCGACGTGTTCCATGGCCGGCAGTGCTGCGTCACACCCGTGCTGCGGCTCGAAGAGGCGCTGGCGCATGAGAACTTCATCGCGCGCGGCATGGTGCATCCACGGGCCACCGAAGGCGGTGCGCCGCAGCTGGCCTGCCCAGTGAAGATGACCGGCTTCGAGTTTTCGATCGAGCGGCCGGCGCCGTCGCCGGGCCAGGACACCGACGAGGTGCTCGCCGCGCTGGGGCACGACGAGGCCGCCCGCGCCGACCTGCGCCGGCGCGGCGTGGTGGGCTGA
- a CDS encoding AraC family transcriptional regulator, translating to MAIRHTPTHSTRHTIGIQHVDQILIGARARGADVDALLQRAGISAALLDAPLSRVTQDQFAALIFALRHRLRDELWGLCSQPVPTGSFAQATRLLIRCRTLGEALTLGLRHYRLLLSDFVPRLHVQQGEATFALVPRVPLTASVAYAQRAFSFLAYGLVSWLVARRVPLLQVDYPHQDERASDAPALFQAPVRFGAGCTGWRFEARWLELPVVQNEQSLEEFLRQAPASLLVKYRDQTSMTERIRRILRRQLADELPSLEAVGKQLAVTPQTLRRRLAEEGQGYRAIKDDLRRDAAIEYLARPELNLVEIAQRLGFSEASTFHRAFKHWTGVAPGEYRTTRLREH from the coding sequence ATGGCCATCAGGCACACACCGACACACAGCACGCGCCACACCATCGGCATCCAGCACGTCGATCAGATCCTGATCGGCGCGCGTGCGCGGGGCGCCGACGTGGATGCACTGCTGCAGCGTGCCGGCATCTCTGCAGCGCTGCTCGACGCACCGCTCTCGCGCGTTACTCAGGACCAGTTCGCGGCCCTCATCTTCGCGCTGCGGCACCGCCTGCGCGACGAGCTGTGGGGCCTGTGCAGCCAGCCGGTACCGACGGGGAGCTTTGCGCAGGCCACGCGCCTCCTCATTCGCTGCCGCACGCTCGGAGAAGCGTTGACGCTGGGCCTGCGCCACTACCGTTTGCTGCTGAGCGACTTCGTGCCGCGCCTGCATGTGCAGCAAGGCGAGGCCACCTTCGCGCTGGTGCCGCGCGTGCCGCTCACGGCATCGGTGGCCTATGCGCAGCGGGCGTTTTCTTTTCTCGCGTATGGTCTGGTCTCTTGGCTGGTTGCACGGCGTGTGCCGCTGCTACAGGTGGACTACCCGCACCAGGACGAGCGCGCCAGCGATGCGCCCGCGCTGTTCCAGGCCCCGGTGCGTTTTGGCGCAGGCTGCACCGGCTGGCGCTTCGAGGCACGCTGGCTCGAACTGCCGGTGGTGCAGAACGAGCAAAGCCTGGAGGAGTTTCTTCGCCAGGCACCGGCCAGCCTGCTGGTGAAGTACCGCGACCAGACCAGCATGACCGAGCGCATTCGCCGCATCTTGCGGCGGCAACTGGCCGATGAGCTGCCGTCGCTCGAAGCGGTCGGCAAGCAGCTGGCCGTTACGCCGCAAACACTGCGCCGCCGCCTGGCCGAAGAAGGCCAGGGCTACCGAGCCATCAAGGACGACCTGCGGCGCGATGCCGCCATCGAGTACCTCGCGCGGCCCGAGCTGAACCTGGTCGAAATCGCGCAGCGGCTCGGCTTCTCGGAGGCCAGCACCTTTCATCGTGCCTTCAAGCACTGGACCGGGGTGGCCCCGGGCGAATACCGCACCACGCGGCTGCGCGAACACTGA
- a CDS encoding tripartite tricarboxylate transporter substrate binding protein produces MTYRALSRRQALGALAASAACLAAPAALAQPPAYPHKPVTLILPFPAGGATDAQMRAIALALGKEIGQTVVVVNQPGLAGTLAPAAMARSAAPDGYTISVVPATLFRLLHLQKVNYDPVTDFTYIINLTGYTNGLVVRDDAPWKTLQDLLDDAKRRPGQISYSSTGVGSGGHIAMERLSRATGVKLNFIPFKGMAEETSALLGGHIDVISDPGWGALVESGKARVLATLGDKRLKRWPQVPTLKEMGHDITVNSPVGIVGPKGMDPAVVKTLHDAFHRAMKDPTYQRALELYDQPDLYMSSAAYQQYAAEQTAREKTFIEQLGIKLQ; encoded by the coding sequence ATGACGTATCGCGCTCTTTCCCGCCGCCAGGCCCTTGGCGCACTTGCCGCATCGGCCGCGTGCCTTGCAGCGCCGGCCGCCCTGGCCCAGCCGCCCGCCTATCCGCACAAACCCGTGACGCTGATCCTGCCCTTTCCCGCAGGCGGTGCAACCGATGCGCAGATGCGCGCCATTGCATTGGCGCTGGGCAAGGAGATCGGCCAGACGGTTGTCGTGGTGAATCAGCCAGGCCTGGCCGGCACGCTGGCGCCCGCAGCCATGGCGCGCAGCGCCGCACCCGACGGCTACACCATCTCCGTCGTTCCGGCCACGCTCTTTCGCCTGCTGCATCTGCAGAAGGTGAACTACGACCCGGTGACCGACTTCACCTACATCATCAACCTCACGGGCTACACCAACGGCCTTGTCGTTCGCGACGACGCGCCGTGGAAAACGCTGCAAGACCTGCTCGACGACGCCAAGCGCCGGCCGGGGCAGATCAGCTACAGCTCGACCGGCGTGGGCAGCGGCGGCCACATTGCAATGGAACGCCTGTCGCGCGCCACGGGCGTGAAGCTCAACTTCATTCCGTTCAAGGGCATGGCCGAGGAAACCAGCGCGCTGCTCGGCGGGCACATCGACGTCATTTCAGATCCCGGTTGGGGCGCGCTGGTCGAAAGCGGCAAGGCCCGCGTGCTCGCCACCCTGGGCGACAAGCGCCTGAAGCGCTGGCCGCAAGTGCCCACGCTGAAAGAAATGGGCCACGACATCACCGTCAATTCGCCGGTCGGCATCGTCGGGCCCAAGGGCATGGACCCGGCCGTGGTGAAGACGCTGCACGACGCATTCCATCGCGCGATGAAAGACCCCACCTATCAGCGCGCGCTGGAGCTCTACGACCAGCCCGACCTGTACATGTCCAGCGCGGCCTACCAGCAATACGCCGCCGAGCAGACGGCGCGCGAGAAGACCTTCATCGAACAGCTCGGCATCAAGCTGCAATAG
- a CDS encoding lipid-transfer protein, with product MKRKVIVAGVGMIPFSKPGKSEPYLVMGERAARLALDDARVPYAEVQQAYVSYVYGDSTAGQAAIYRVGLTGVPVFNLNNNCSSGSSALFLARQAVESGMVECALALGFEQMVPGALKGAYDDRPSPMARFAEEMTALQGFDPAAPRAAQFFGGAGRDYMKEHGIRADTFGRISVKARQHAARNPMAVFRDTVTLDEVMAAPTVFEPMTRLQCCPPTCGAAAAVVCSEDFARRHGIDTTVSIAAQAMTTDTPSTFDSHDMRKVVGYDMTVAAARQVYEAAGIGPEDIDVVELHDCFTANELITYEGLGLTPEGTAEKFILEGDNTYGGRVVTNPSGGLLSKGHPLGATGLAQCAELTWQLRGQADQRQVEGARLALQHNLGLGGACVVTLYQRA from the coding sequence ATGAAACGCAAAGTCATCGTTGCCGGCGTCGGCATGATTCCCTTCAGCAAGCCGGGCAAGAGCGAGCCCTACCTCGTGATGGGCGAGCGCGCCGCGCGCCTTGCGCTCGACGATGCACGCGTGCCGTATGCCGAAGTGCAGCAGGCCTACGTGAGCTATGTGTATGGCGACTCGACGGCCGGCCAGGCCGCCATCTACCGTGTCGGCCTCACAGGCGTGCCGGTGTTCAACCTCAACAATAATTGCTCCAGCGGATCGAGCGCGCTCTTCCTGGCGCGGCAGGCCGTCGAGAGCGGCATGGTCGAATGCGCGCTCGCGCTCGGCTTCGAGCAGATGGTGCCGGGCGCGCTGAAGGGCGCCTACGACGACCGCCCCTCGCCGATGGCGCGCTTTGCCGAAGAGATGACTGCCCTGCAGGGCTTCGACCCCGCCGCGCCGCGCGCCGCGCAATTCTTCGGCGGCGCCGGGCGCGACTACATGAAGGAACACGGCATCCGCGCCGACACCTTCGGCCGCATCTCCGTCAAGGCGCGCCAGCATGCGGCGCGCAACCCGATGGCGGTGTTTCGCGACACGGTCACGCTCGACGAGGTGATGGCCGCGCCGACGGTGTTCGAGCCCATGACGCGGCTGCAGTGCTGCCCGCCAACCTGCGGCGCGGCCGCGGCGGTGGTGTGCTCGGAAGACTTTGCGCGGCGCCACGGCATCGACACCACAGTTTCGATTGCCGCGCAAGCGATGACAACCGACACGCCCAGCACCTTCGACTCACACGACATGCGCAAGGTGGTCGGCTACGACATGACGGTGGCCGCCGCACGCCAGGTGTACGAGGCAGCCGGCATCGGCCCCGAAGACATCGACGTGGTGGAGCTGCACGACTGCTTCACCGCCAACGAGCTCATCACCTACGAAGGGCTCGGCCTCACGCCCGAAGGCACGGCGGAGAAGTTCATTCTTGAAGGCGACAACACCTATGGCGGCCGCGTGGTCACCAACCCTTCCGGCGGGTTGCTCTCGAAGGGGCACCCCCTGGGCGCGACCGGACTGGCCCAGTGCGCCGAACTCACCTGGCAGCTGCGCGGCCAGGCCGACCAGCGGCAGGTGGAAGGCGCGCGCCTCGCGCTGCAGCACAACCTGGGGCTGGGCGGCGCCTGCGTGGTCACGCTGTACCAGCGCGCTTGA
- a CDS encoding MaoC family dehydratase N-terminal domain-containing protein, which yields MIDRSFIGHTLPAFDVRVEAGRLRFFAKATGQTDPLYVDEEAARAAGLPGLLVPPTFLFCLEMDAPDPAAIRNLLGMDYRKLLHGEQQFTYHAPAHAGDTLRFEQRIEDIYDKKGGALEFVVRRTQVHNQNDARVAELRTVTVLRNA from the coding sequence ATGATCGACCGTAGCTTCATCGGCCACACCCTCCCCGCCTTCGATGTGCGCGTGGAGGCCGGCCGGCTGCGCTTCTTCGCCAAGGCCACGGGCCAAACCGACCCACTGTATGTCGACGAAGAAGCTGCGCGCGCCGCGGGCCTGCCCGGCTTGCTCGTGCCGCCCACTTTCCTGTTCTGCCTGGAAATGGATGCGCCCGATCCGGCCGCCATCCGCAATCTGCTGGGCATGGACTACCGGAAGCTCCTGCACGGCGAGCAGCAGTTCACGTACCACGCACCCGCGCATGCCGGCGACACGCTGCGCTTCGAGCAGCGCATCGAAGACATCTACGACAAGAAAGGCGGCGCGCTGGAGTTCGTGGTGCGCCGCACGCAGGTGCACAACCAGAACGATGCGCGTGTGGCCGAACTGCGCACCGTGACCGTTTTGCGCAACGCCTGA
- a CDS encoding MaoC family dehydratase, which produces MTSTTSHIPRFDSLQVGDTLPALELEPVSRLMLALYCGASGDHNPIHVDIDFARSAGQADVFAHGMLSMAWLGRLLTNWVPPSALRSYGVRFAAITHVGDRVRCEGRVTEKFEAGGERRVRLELSTVDQDGQVKLTGDAVVALP; this is translated from the coding sequence ATGACTTCAACAACCTCGCACATTCCCCGGTTCGACAGCCTGCAGGTCGGCGACACGCTGCCCGCGCTGGAGCTCGAACCCGTCTCGCGCCTCATGCTCGCGCTGTACTGCGGCGCGTCGGGCGACCACAACCCGATTCATGTCGACATCGACTTTGCGCGCAGCGCCGGTCAGGCTGACGTGTTCGCCCACGGCATGCTGTCGATGGCCTGGCTCGGCCGGCTGCTGACCAACTGGGTGCCGCCCTCGGCGCTGCGCAGCTACGGCGTGCGCTTTGCGGCCATCACGCATGTGGGCGACCGCGTGCGCTGCGAAGGCCGTGTGACGGAGAAGTTCGAGGCGGGCGGCGAGCGGCGCGTGAGGCTCGAGCTCTCTACCGTCGACCAGGACGGACAGGTCAAGCTCACGGGCGACGCCGTGGTGGCCCTGCCCTGA
- a CDS encoding SDR family NAD(P)-dependent oxidoreductase, producing MNKLNKLHDKVALVSGSGRGIGRSIALKLASEGARVVVNDLDEAPAAETVAAIREAGGQAVACIGSVTQPDFGARFVGTAIETYGGLDIIVNNAGYTWDNVIQKMSDEQWEDILAVHLTAPFRILRAAADFIREASKREAEAGTPVLRKVVNISSTSGVYGNAGQANYAAAKSGINGLTKALAKEWGRYKVNVNSVAFGLIKTRLTEADANADASIDIDGRQIKVGVNPQILKNAESLIPLGRGGTAEEAAGAVYLFCIPESDYVSGQVLVCGGGRP from the coding sequence ATGAACAAGTTGAACAAGTTGCACGACAAGGTCGCCCTCGTGTCGGGCTCGGGCCGCGGCATCGGCCGCAGCATCGCACTCAAGCTCGCGAGCGAAGGCGCTCGCGTGGTGGTCAACGATCTCGACGAAGCTCCGGCCGCTGAAACGGTGGCTGCCATCCGCGAGGCCGGTGGGCAGGCCGTGGCCTGCATCGGAAGCGTGACGCAGCCCGACTTCGGCGCGCGCTTTGTCGGCACCGCAATAGAGACCTACGGCGGGTTGGACATCATCGTCAACAACGCCGGCTACACCTGGGACAACGTGATCCAGAAGATGAGCGACGAGCAGTGGGAAGACATCCTCGCCGTGCACCTGACCGCGCCCTTCCGCATCCTGCGCGCCGCGGCCGATTTCATTCGCGAAGCGTCGAAGCGCGAGGCCGAGGCCGGCACGCCGGTGCTGCGCAAGGTGGTGAACATCTCGTCGACCTCGGGGGTCTACGGCAATGCGGGGCAAGCCAACTACGCGGCGGCCAAGTCGGGCATCAACGGCCTGACAAAGGCGCTTGCAAAGGAATGGGGCCGCTACAAGGTCAACGTGAACAGCGTGGCCTTCGGCCTCATCAAGACGCGGCTGACCGAGGCGGACGCCAATGCCGACGCCAGCATCGACATCGACGGGCGCCAGATCAAGGTCGGCGTCAACCCGCAGATCCTGAAGAACGCCGAATCGCTCATTCCGCTGGGCCGCGGCGGCACGGCCGAAGAAGCGGCGGGCGCCGTCTACCTGTTCTGCATTCCCGAGTCGGACTACGTCAGCGGACAAGTGCTGGTCTGCGGCGGCGGCCGCCCCTGA
- a CDS encoding acyl-CoA dehydrogenase family protein, translated as MPLPTAARSWMDAELSMLAETARRFFETECVPRQEEWARQHHPDRAIWRRAGELGLLCPGIPEAYGGGGGGVLHEAVICEEQGRALVNSFSLNVHSGILAHYLLGYGSEEQKLRWLPKMASGDMVGAIAMTEPGAGTDLQRIKTSARLDGDCYVLNGAKTFITNGLHADLVCVAVKTDPTLGAKGVSLLMVETADLQGFRRGKLLEKVGQRGQDTVELFFDDVRVPAWNLLGDTEGRGFVQLMQQLPRERLLIAVGAAATMQRAVDDTVAYATQRQIFGDTLMSLQNTRFRLAECQTQAAIARSFVDDCMARLLRGELDAATAAMAKWWTTDALCRVADECVQIHGGYGYMTEYPIARIWADARVGRIYGGSNEVMKEIIARAIEP; from the coding sequence ATGCCCTTGCCCACTGCCGCCCGCTCCTGGATGGACGCCGAGCTGTCCATGCTGGCCGAAACCGCGCGCCGGTTCTTCGAAACGGAGTGCGTGCCGCGCCAGGAGGAATGGGCGCGGCAGCACCACCCCGACCGCGCCATCTGGCGCCGCGCGGGCGAGCTCGGCCTGCTGTGCCCCGGCATTCCGGAAGCCTACGGCGGTGGTGGCGGCGGCGTGCTGCACGAGGCGGTCATCTGCGAAGAGCAAGGCCGTGCGCTGGTCAACAGCTTCAGCCTCAACGTGCACAGCGGCATCCTCGCGCACTACCTGCTGGGCTACGGCTCCGAAGAGCAAAAGCTGCGCTGGCTGCCGAAGATGGCCAGCGGGGACATGGTCGGCGCCATCGCCATGACGGAACCCGGCGCGGGCACCGACCTGCAGCGCATCAAGACCTCGGCGCGGCTGGACGGCGACTGCTACGTGCTGAACGGGGCCAAGACCTTCATCACCAACGGCCTGCATGCCGACCTGGTGTGCGTGGCGGTAAAGACCGACCCGACGCTCGGCGCCAAGGGGGTTTCGCTCTTGATGGTGGAAACAGCCGACCTGCAGGGCTTCCGGCGCGGCAAGCTGCTCGAGAAGGTCGGGCAGCGCGGCCAGGACACGGTCGAGCTGTTTTTCGACGACGTGCGCGTACCGGCGTGGAACCTGCTCGGCGACACCGAAGGCCGCGGCTTCGTGCAGCTCATGCAGCAGTTGCCACGCGAGCGGCTGCTTATTGCAGTCGGCGCTGCCGCCACCATGCAGCGCGCGGTCGACGACACCGTGGCCTACGCCACGCAGCGACAGATCTTCGGCGACACGCTGATGAGCCTGCAGAACACCCGTTTTCGGCTGGCCGAATGCCAGACGCAGGCCGCCATTGCGCGCAGCTTTGTCGACGATTGCATGGCGCGCCTGCTGCGCGGCGAGCTCGACGCCGCGACCGCCGCCATGGCCAAGTGGTGGACCACCGACGCACTGTGCCGCGTGGCAGACGAATGCGTGCAGATCCACGGGGGCTACGGCTACATGACCGAATACCCGATTGCACGCATCTGGGCCGACGCGCGCGTAGGCCGCATCTACGGCGGTTCGAACGAGGTGATGAAGGAAATCATCGCCCGCGCGATCGAGCCCTGA
- a CDS encoding long-chain-fatty-acid--CoA ligase, which produces MQQEPVPPLMTDRPAAAETLPPHWPRGLPARIHVPRITLWQQIESAALRFPDKPAIFFCENAVTYAALRDQAVRLAGHLQQHGVNRGDRVLLLSQNCPQFVVAFHAIVRAGGVVVPINAMSTATEVSHYLADSGARVVCVAQELLAAVAPALQDGRLAHAVVHTYSDALLNLPTQPVPDTVTAPRMPLDVPRAVAWQAALADAPPPHEVDVQPTDLCLLPYTSGTTGHPKGCMHTHRTVLASTYGAALWRGLHAEAVVLAVAPLFHMLGLQNAMLMPLSQGATVVMLPRWDVAAAGRAIERYRVTTWAAPPAMLNDFFAHPETAQRDLRSLSMLNGGGAPMPQAVATLLRERFGISYVEGYGLTETASFLHGNPPGNGKTLSLGLPAFGVDSRIVDPVTLAPLPDGEVGELVTHGEQLMLGYWNNPEANTAAFFERDGKRFFRTGDLACRDADGFFFMRERLKRMINVSGFKVWPAEVEGLLHQHPAVHEACVVAVPDARQGESVRALVVCRPGAQVDAEGIAAWCRERLSAYKVPRSVVFRNALPKSETGKVQWRLLQEEAIAEAERATH; this is translated from the coding sequence ATGCAGCAAGAACCGGTTCCGCCGCTCATGACCGACCGCCCCGCCGCCGCCGAAACCCTGCCGCCGCACTGGCCGCGCGGGCTGCCCGCGCGCATCCACGTGCCGCGCATCACGCTCTGGCAGCAGATCGAATCGGCGGCGCTGCGCTTTCCGGACAAGCCTGCCATCTTCTTCTGCGAGAACGCCGTCACCTATGCCGCGCTGCGCGACCAGGCCGTGCGGCTGGCCGGGCACCTGCAGCAACACGGCGTGAACCGCGGCGACCGGGTGCTGCTGCTGAGCCAGAACTGCCCGCAGTTCGTCGTCGCGTTCCATGCCATCGTGCGCGCGGGCGGCGTGGTGGTGCCCATCAATGCCATGAGCACCGCGACCGAGGTGTCGCACTACCTGGCCGACAGCGGCGCGCGCGTGGTCTGCGTGGCGCAAGAACTGCTCGCGGCGGTGGCTCCGGCGCTGCAGGACGGACGGCTCGCACACGCCGTCGTGCACACCTATTCGGATGCCTTGCTGAATCTGCCCACGCAGCCGGTGCCCGACACCGTGACGGCGCCCCGCATGCCGCTCGATGTGCCCCGCGCGGTGGCATGGCAAGCCGCACTGGCCGACGCGCCGCCGCCGCATGAGGTGGACGTGCAGCCCACCGACCTCTGCCTGCTGCCCTACACCTCGGGCACCACGGGCCACCCCAAGGGCTGCATGCACACGCACCGCACGGTGCTGGCTTCCACATACGGCGCCGCCCTGTGGCGCGGCCTGCATGCCGAGGCTGTGGTGCTCGCGGTGGCGCCGCTCTTTCACATGCTCGGGCTGCAGAACGCCATGCTGATGCCGCTTTCGCAAGGCGCGACCGTCGTGATGCTGCCGCGCTGGGATGTGGCGGCCGCAGGCCGCGCCATCGAACGCTACCGCGTCACCACCTGGGCCGCACCGCCCGCCATGCTGAACGACTTCTTCGCCCACCCCGAGACTGCGCAACGCGACCTGCGCAGCCTCAGCATGCTCAACGGCGGCGGCGCACCGATGCCGCAGGCCGTTGCCACGCTGCTGCGGGAGCGCTTCGGCATTTCGTACGTGGAAGGCTACGGCCTCACCGAGACGGCCTCGTTCCTGCACGGCAATCCGCCGGGCAACGGCAAGACGCTGTCGCTGGGCCTGCCGGCCTTCGGCGTCGATTCGCGCATCGTCGATCCGGTCACGCTGGCGCCGCTGCCCGACGGCGAAGTCGGCGAACTGGTCACGCACGGCGAGCAGCTCATGCTCGGCTACTGGAACAACCCAGAGGCCAATACGGCCGCCTTTTTCGAGCGCGACGGCAAGCGCTTCTTTCGCACGGGCGACCTCGCCTGCCGCGACGCGGACGGCTTCTTCTTCATGCGCGAACGGCTCAAACGCATGATCAATGTCAGTGGCTTCAAGGTGTGGCCGGCCGAGGTGGAAGGCCTTCTTCACCAGCACCCGGCCGTGCACGAGGCCTGCGTGGTGGCCGTGCCGGACGCCCGCCAGGGTGAGTCGGTGCGGGCGCTGGTGGTGTGCAGGCCCGGCGCGCAGGTTGATGCTGAAGGCATCGCCGCGTGGTGCCGCGAGCGGCTTTCGGCCTACAAGGTGCCGCGAAGCGTGGTGTTCCGCAACGCCCTTCCCAAGTCCGAGACCGGCAAGGTGCAGTGGCGGCTGTTGCAGGAAGAAGCCATTGCCGAAGCCGAACGCGCCACGCATTGA